A window of the Oncorhynchus kisutch isolate 150728-3 unplaced genomic scaffold, Okis_V2 Okis02a-Okis13b_hom, whole genome shotgun sequence genome harbors these coding sequences:
- the LOC116359233 gene encoding acyl-CoA dehydrogenase family member 10 isoform X1, translating to MMMKKMQTAARFRSQLWSLKMPSLCHRSFAAISTYKAVIFDMYGVLIPSPVKLATVFEQQNSVPLGTLGKAISTGGEVNTWKRFMRGEIGAEEFVETFGRQCSEIAGSPVPIGSFLSNLTSGPMTRPLPVMMEAILCARSRGLKTAVLSNNFLQLNGDPFLPLNHSLFDVIVESCREGLSKPDPRIYHLCLNRLGVSAHEAVFLDDLKLNVEAAAQLGMHAIKVGDIAASVKELEGVLGIPLSGFVPGPGSAPVATKLPMDQLTQYLRKALHLSDKADSIAVQQLNPSQSNSLYHLTTGGRHLLLRKQQKTSRAMETEFRLLKSLSGSGIPVPEIIDLCEDPSVLGAPFLLMEVCLGRMFSDPSLPGLTPGDRRALYQAMQHTLCQIHCLDTRAVGLEDYGEPVDYMGLQVQWWTQQYRDSETPPIPAMERLIQWIPLHLPKHQRSTLIHGSFSLENLVFHPEKPEVVAVMDWGRSRLGDPLTDLTFSCMAHCLPQDNPLLTGISDRGLVQLGIPTVEEVMGQYCSSMGLEEGVPDWNFYMAFHLFCLAASHQGESKSTIAGQTGSGRLAEQVADLAWDFATKQGFRIFNAMPRSPHAGTSPLKGQVAE from the exons atgatgatgaagaagaTGCAGACTGCTGCACGATTCAGGTCTCAGTTGTGGAGTCTGAAGATGCCTAGCCTCTGTCACAGAAGCTTTGCTGCCATCTCCACTTACAAAGCTGTCATTTTTGACATGTATGGAGTTCTCATTCCGTCACCTGTCAAATTGGCAACAG tGTTTGAACAACAGAACAGTGTTCCTCTGGGCACGCTGGGCAAGGCCATCAGTACAGGTGGGGAGGTGAACACGTGGAAGAGGTTCATGCGTGGAGAGATTGGGGCTGAGGAGTTTGTGGAGACCTTCGGCAGGCAGTGCAGTGAGATA GCAGGAAGTCCTGTTCCCATTGGCTCATTCTTGTCTAATCTGACCAGTGGGCCAATGACCAGGCCTCTACCCGTCATGATGGAGGCCATTTTGTGTGCTCGCTCCAGGGGCCTGAAGACTGCTGTCCTCAGCAACAACTTCCTCCAGCTGAACGGTGACCCCTTCCTGCCTCTGAACCACTCTCTCTTCGATGTG ATAGTTGAGTCGTGTAGGGAGGGCCTCAGTAAGCCAGACCCTAGGATCTACCACCTGTGTCTGAACAGACTGGGTGTCTCTGCCCATGAGGCTGTGTTTCTGGATGACCTGAAGTTAAACGTTGAGGCAGCTGCCCAGCTAGGAATGCATGCTATCAAG GTAGGGGACATTGCAGCGTCAGTGAAGGAGCTGGAAGGGGTGCTGGGGATCCCCCTGTCAGGGTTTGTTCCTGGGCCTGGTTCTGCCCCTGTGGCCACAAAGCTCCCTATGGACCAACTCACACAGTACCTGAGGAAGGCTCTCCATCTGTCTGACAAAG CAGACTCTATTGCTGTCCAACAACTCAACCCCAGTCAGTCAAACTCCTTATATCACTTGACCACTGGAGGGCGCCATCTCCTCCTGAGGAAACAGCAGAAGACCTCCCGAGCCATGGAGACAGAGTTCAG GTTGTTGAAATCTCTCAGTGGATCCGGCATCCCTGTTCCAGAGATCATTGATCTGTGTGAGGACCCAAG TGTCCTGGGTGCTCCCTTCCTCTTGATGGAGGTCTGTCTAGGGAGGATGTTCAGTGACCCCTCCTTGCCAGGCCTGACCCCCGGGGACAGGAGGGCCTTGTACCAAGCCATgcaacacacactctgccagATCCACTGTCTAGATACTAGAGCAGTCGGCCTGGAGGACTACGGCGAGCCAG TGGATTACATGGGGCTTCAGGTACAGTGGTGGACTCAGCAGTACAGGGACAGTGAGACTCCGCCCATTCCAGCCATGGAGAGACTTATACAGTGGATTCCTCTGCACCTCCCCAAACACCAGAGATCTACGCTGATCCATGGAAGCTTCAG CCTGGAGAACCTTGTGTTCCACCCAGAGAAGCCAGAGGTGGTTGCGGTGATGGACTGGGGCCGTTCCAGACTGGGTGACCCTCTAACAGACCTGACCTTCAGCTGTATGGCTCACTGCCTGCCCCAGGACAACCCTCTACTGACAG GTATATCTGACAGGGGCCTAGTCCAGCTGGGTATCCCCACTGTGGAGGAGGTGATGGGGCAGTACTGCAGCTCTATGGGTCTGGAGGAGGGAGTCCCAGACTGGAACTTCTACATGGCCTTCCACCTCTTCTGCCTGGCAGCCAGCCACcagggagagagcaagagtaCCATTGCAG
- the LOC116359233 gene encoding acyl-CoA dehydrogenase family member 10 isoform X2, which produces MMMKKMQTAARFRSQLWSLKMPSLCHRSFAAISTYKAVIFDMYGVLIPSPVKLATVFEQQNSVPLGTLGKAISTGGEVNTWKRFMRGEIGAEEFVETFGRQCSEIAGSPVPIGSFLSNLTSGPMTRPLPVMMEAILCARSRGLKTAVLSNNFLQLNGDPFLPLNHSLFDVIVESCREGLSKPDPRIYHLCLNRLGVSAHEAVFLDDLKLNVEAAAQLGMHAIKVGDIAASVKELEGVLGIPLSGFVPGPGSAPVATKLPMDQLTQYLRKALHLSDKDSIAVQQLNPSQSNSLYHLTTGGRHLLLRKQQKTSRAMETEFRLLKSLSGSGIPVPEIIDLCEDPSVLGAPFLLMEVCLGRMFSDPSLPGLTPGDRRALYQAMQHTLCQIHCLDTRAVGLEDYGEPVDYMGLQVQWWTQQYRDSETPPIPAMERLIQWIPLHLPKHQRSTLIHGSFSLENLVFHPEKPEVVAVMDWGRSRLGDPLTDLTFSCMAHCLPQDNPLLTGISDRGLVQLGIPTVEEVMGQYCSSMGLEEGVPDWNFYMAFHLFCLAASHQGESKSTIAGQTGSGRLAEQVADLAWDFATKQGFRIFNAMPRSPHAGTSPLKGQVAE; this is translated from the exons atgatgatgaagaagaTGCAGACTGCTGCACGATTCAGGTCTCAGTTGTGGAGTCTGAAGATGCCTAGCCTCTGTCACAGAAGCTTTGCTGCCATCTCCACTTACAAAGCTGTCATTTTTGACATGTATGGAGTTCTCATTCCGTCACCTGTCAAATTGGCAACAG tGTTTGAACAACAGAACAGTGTTCCTCTGGGCACGCTGGGCAAGGCCATCAGTACAGGTGGGGAGGTGAACACGTGGAAGAGGTTCATGCGTGGAGAGATTGGGGCTGAGGAGTTTGTGGAGACCTTCGGCAGGCAGTGCAGTGAGATA GCAGGAAGTCCTGTTCCCATTGGCTCATTCTTGTCTAATCTGACCAGTGGGCCAATGACCAGGCCTCTACCCGTCATGATGGAGGCCATTTTGTGTGCTCGCTCCAGGGGCCTGAAGACTGCTGTCCTCAGCAACAACTTCCTCCAGCTGAACGGTGACCCCTTCCTGCCTCTGAACCACTCTCTCTTCGATGTG ATAGTTGAGTCGTGTAGGGAGGGCCTCAGTAAGCCAGACCCTAGGATCTACCACCTGTGTCTGAACAGACTGGGTGTCTCTGCCCATGAGGCTGTGTTTCTGGATGACCTGAAGTTAAACGTTGAGGCAGCTGCCCAGCTAGGAATGCATGCTATCAAG GTAGGGGACATTGCAGCGTCAGTGAAGGAGCTGGAAGGGGTGCTGGGGATCCCCCTGTCAGGGTTTGTTCCTGGGCCTGGTTCTGCCCCTGTGGCCACAAAGCTCCCTATGGACCAACTCACACAGTACCTGAGGAAGGCTCTCCATCTGTCTGACAAAG ACTCTATTGCTGTCCAACAACTCAACCCCAGTCAGTCAAACTCCTTATATCACTTGACCACTGGAGGGCGCCATCTCCTCCTGAGGAAACAGCAGAAGACCTCCCGAGCCATGGAGACAGAGTTCAG GTTGTTGAAATCTCTCAGTGGATCCGGCATCCCTGTTCCAGAGATCATTGATCTGTGTGAGGACCCAAG TGTCCTGGGTGCTCCCTTCCTCTTGATGGAGGTCTGTCTAGGGAGGATGTTCAGTGACCCCTCCTTGCCAGGCCTGACCCCCGGGGACAGGAGGGCCTTGTACCAAGCCATgcaacacacactctgccagATCCACTGTCTAGATACTAGAGCAGTCGGCCTGGAGGACTACGGCGAGCCAG TGGATTACATGGGGCTTCAGGTACAGTGGTGGACTCAGCAGTACAGGGACAGTGAGACTCCGCCCATTCCAGCCATGGAGAGACTTATACAGTGGATTCCTCTGCACCTCCCCAAACACCAGAGATCTACGCTGATCCATGGAAGCTTCAG CCTGGAGAACCTTGTGTTCCACCCAGAGAAGCCAGAGGTGGTTGCGGTGATGGACTGGGGCCGTTCCAGACTGGGTGACCCTCTAACAGACCTGACCTTCAGCTGTATGGCTCACTGCCTGCCCCAGGACAACCCTCTACTGACAG GTATATCTGACAGGGGCCTAGTCCAGCTGGGTATCCCCACTGTGGAGGAGGTGATGGGGCAGTACTGCAGCTCTATGGGTCTGGAGGAGGGAGTCCCAGACTGGAACTTCTACATGGCCTTCCACCTCTTCTGCCTGGCAGCCAGCCACcagggagagagcaagagtaCCATTGCAG
- the LOC116359233 gene encoding acyl-CoA dehydrogenase family member 10 isoform X3 — protein MMMKKMQTAARFRSQLWSLKMPSLCHRSFAAISTYKAVIFDMYGVLIPSPVKLATVFEQQNSVPLGTLGKAISTGGEVNTWKRFMRGEIGAEEFVETFGRQCSEIAGSPVPIGSFLSNLTSGPMTRPLPVMMEAILCARSRGLKTAVLSNNFLQLNGDPFLPLNHSLFDVIVESCREGLSKPDPRIYHLCLNRLGVSAHEAVFLDDLKLNVEAAAQLGMHAIKVGDIAASVKELEGVLGIPLSGFVPGPGSAPVATKLPMDQLTQYLRKALHLSDKDSIAVQQLNPSQSNSLYHLTTGGRHLLLRKQQKTSRAMETEFRLLKSLSGSGIPVPEIIDLCEDPSVLGAPFLLMEVCLGRMFSDPSLPGLTPGDRRALYQAMQHTLCQIHCLDTRAVGLEDYGEPVDYMGLQVQWWTQQYRDSETPPIPAMERLIQWIPLHLPKHQRSTLIHGSFSLENLVFHPEKPEVVAVMDWGRSRLGDPLTDLTFSCMAHCLPQDNPLLTGISDRGLVQLGIPTVEEVMGQYCSSMGLEEGVPDWNFYMAFHLFCLAASHQGESKSTIAGTRT, from the exons atgatgatgaagaagaTGCAGACTGCTGCACGATTCAGGTCTCAGTTGTGGAGTCTGAAGATGCCTAGCCTCTGTCACAGAAGCTTTGCTGCCATCTCCACTTACAAAGCTGTCATTTTTGACATGTATGGAGTTCTCATTCCGTCACCTGTCAAATTGGCAACAG tGTTTGAACAACAGAACAGTGTTCCTCTGGGCACGCTGGGCAAGGCCATCAGTACAGGTGGGGAGGTGAACACGTGGAAGAGGTTCATGCGTGGAGAGATTGGGGCTGAGGAGTTTGTGGAGACCTTCGGCAGGCAGTGCAGTGAGATA GCAGGAAGTCCTGTTCCCATTGGCTCATTCTTGTCTAATCTGACCAGTGGGCCAATGACCAGGCCTCTACCCGTCATGATGGAGGCCATTTTGTGTGCTCGCTCCAGGGGCCTGAAGACTGCTGTCCTCAGCAACAACTTCCTCCAGCTGAACGGTGACCCCTTCCTGCCTCTGAACCACTCTCTCTTCGATGTG ATAGTTGAGTCGTGTAGGGAGGGCCTCAGTAAGCCAGACCCTAGGATCTACCACCTGTGTCTGAACAGACTGGGTGTCTCTGCCCATGAGGCTGTGTTTCTGGATGACCTGAAGTTAAACGTTGAGGCAGCTGCCCAGCTAGGAATGCATGCTATCAAG GTAGGGGACATTGCAGCGTCAGTGAAGGAGCTGGAAGGGGTGCTGGGGATCCCCCTGTCAGGGTTTGTTCCTGGGCCTGGTTCTGCCCCTGTGGCCACAAAGCTCCCTATGGACCAACTCACACAGTACCTGAGGAAGGCTCTCCATCTGTCTGACAAAG ACTCTATTGCTGTCCAACAACTCAACCCCAGTCAGTCAAACTCCTTATATCACTTGACCACTGGAGGGCGCCATCTCCTCCTGAGGAAACAGCAGAAGACCTCCCGAGCCATGGAGACAGAGTTCAG GTTGTTGAAATCTCTCAGTGGATCCGGCATCCCTGTTCCAGAGATCATTGATCTGTGTGAGGACCCAAG TGTCCTGGGTGCTCCCTTCCTCTTGATGGAGGTCTGTCTAGGGAGGATGTTCAGTGACCCCTCCTTGCCAGGCCTGACCCCCGGGGACAGGAGGGCCTTGTACCAAGCCATgcaacacacactctgccagATCCACTGTCTAGATACTAGAGCAGTCGGCCTGGAGGACTACGGCGAGCCAG TGGATTACATGGGGCTTCAGGTACAGTGGTGGACTCAGCAGTACAGGGACAGTGAGACTCCGCCCATTCCAGCCATGGAGAGACTTATACAGTGGATTCCTCTGCACCTCCCCAAACACCAGAGATCTACGCTGATCCATGGAAGCTTCAG CCTGGAGAACCTTGTGTTCCACCCAGAGAAGCCAGAGGTGGTTGCGGTGATGGACTGGGGCCGTTCCAGACTGGGTGACCCTCTAACAGACCTGACCTTCAGCTGTATGGCTCACTGCCTGCCCCAGGACAACCCTCTACTGACAG GTATATCTGACAGGGGCCTAGTCCAGCTGGGTATCCCCACTGTGGAGGAGGTGATGGGGCAGTACTGCAGCTCTATGGGTCTGGAGGAGGGAGTCCCAGACTGGAACTTCTACATGGCCTTCCACCTCTTCTGCCTGGCAGCCAGCCACcagggagagagcaagagtaCCATTGCAGGTACCAGAACATAG
- the LOC116359233 gene encoding acyl-CoA dehydrogenase family member 10 isoform X4 produces MEFSFRHLSNWQQAGSPVPIGSFLSNLTSGPMTRPLPVMMEAILCARSRGLKTAVLSNNFLQLNGDPFLPLNHSLFDVIVESCREGLSKPDPRIYHLCLNRLGVSAHEAVFLDDLKLNVEAAAQLGMHAIKVGDIAASVKELEGVLGIPLSGFVPGPGSAPVATKLPMDQLTQYLRKALHLSDKADSIAVQQLNPSQSNSLYHLTTGGRHLLLRKQQKTSRAMETEFRLLKSLSGSGIPVPEIIDLCEDPSVLGAPFLLMEVCLGRMFSDPSLPGLTPGDRRALYQAMQHTLCQIHCLDTRAVGLEDYGEPVDYMGLQVQWWTQQYRDSETPPIPAMERLIQWIPLHLPKHQRSTLIHGSFSLENLVFHPEKPEVVAVMDWGRSRLGDPLTDLTFSCMAHCLPQDNPLLTGISDRGLVQLGIPTVEEVMGQYCSSMGLEEGVPDWNFYMAFHLFCLAASHQGESKSTIAGQTGSGRLAEQVADLAWDFATKQGFRIFNAMPRSPHAGTSPLKGQVAE; encoded by the exons ATGGAGTTCTCATTCCGTCACCTGTCAAATTGGCAACAG GCAGGAAGTCCTGTTCCCATTGGCTCATTCTTGTCTAATCTGACCAGTGGGCCAATGACCAGGCCTCTACCCGTCATGATGGAGGCCATTTTGTGTGCTCGCTCCAGGGGCCTGAAGACTGCTGTCCTCAGCAACAACTTCCTCCAGCTGAACGGTGACCCCTTCCTGCCTCTGAACCACTCTCTCTTCGATGTG ATAGTTGAGTCGTGTAGGGAGGGCCTCAGTAAGCCAGACCCTAGGATCTACCACCTGTGTCTGAACAGACTGGGTGTCTCTGCCCATGAGGCTGTGTTTCTGGATGACCTGAAGTTAAACGTTGAGGCAGCTGCCCAGCTAGGAATGCATGCTATCAAG GTAGGGGACATTGCAGCGTCAGTGAAGGAGCTGGAAGGGGTGCTGGGGATCCCCCTGTCAGGGTTTGTTCCTGGGCCTGGTTCTGCCCCTGTGGCCACAAAGCTCCCTATGGACCAACTCACACAGTACCTGAGGAAGGCTCTCCATCTGTCTGACAAAG CAGACTCTATTGCTGTCCAACAACTCAACCCCAGTCAGTCAAACTCCTTATATCACTTGACCACTGGAGGGCGCCATCTCCTCCTGAGGAAACAGCAGAAGACCTCCCGAGCCATGGAGACAGAGTTCAG GTTGTTGAAATCTCTCAGTGGATCCGGCATCCCTGTTCCAGAGATCATTGATCTGTGTGAGGACCCAAG TGTCCTGGGTGCTCCCTTCCTCTTGATGGAGGTCTGTCTAGGGAGGATGTTCAGTGACCCCTCCTTGCCAGGCCTGACCCCCGGGGACAGGAGGGCCTTGTACCAAGCCATgcaacacacactctgccagATCCACTGTCTAGATACTAGAGCAGTCGGCCTGGAGGACTACGGCGAGCCAG TGGATTACATGGGGCTTCAGGTACAGTGGTGGACTCAGCAGTACAGGGACAGTGAGACTCCGCCCATTCCAGCCATGGAGAGACTTATACAGTGGATTCCTCTGCACCTCCCCAAACACCAGAGATCTACGCTGATCCATGGAAGCTTCAG CCTGGAGAACCTTGTGTTCCACCCAGAGAAGCCAGAGGTGGTTGCGGTGATGGACTGGGGCCGTTCCAGACTGGGTGACCCTCTAACAGACCTGACCTTCAGCTGTATGGCTCACTGCCTGCCCCAGGACAACCCTCTACTGACAG GTATATCTGACAGGGGCCTAGTCCAGCTGGGTATCCCCACTGTGGAGGAGGTGATGGGGCAGTACTGCAGCTCTATGGGTCTGGAGGAGGGAGTCCCAGACTGGAACTTCTACATGGCCTTCCACCTCTTCTGCCTGGCAGCCAGCCACcagggagagagcaagagtaCCATTGCAG
- the LOC116359233 gene encoding acyl-CoA dehydrogenase family member 10 isoform X5: MEFSFRHLSNWQQAGSPVPIGSFLSNLTSGPMTRPLPVMMEAILCARSRGLKTAVLSNNFLQLNGDPFLPLNHSLFDVIVESCREGLSKPDPRIYHLCLNRLGVSAHEAVFLDDLKLNVEAAAQLGMHAIKVGDIAASVKELEGVLGIPLSGFVPGPGSAPVATKLPMDQLTQYLRKALHLSDKDSIAVQQLNPSQSNSLYHLTTGGRHLLLRKQQKTSRAMETEFRLLKSLSGSGIPVPEIIDLCEDPSVLGAPFLLMEVCLGRMFSDPSLPGLTPGDRRALYQAMQHTLCQIHCLDTRAVGLEDYGEPVDYMGLQVQWWTQQYRDSETPPIPAMERLIQWIPLHLPKHQRSTLIHGSFSLENLVFHPEKPEVVAVMDWGRSRLGDPLTDLTFSCMAHCLPQDNPLLTGISDRGLVQLGIPTVEEVMGQYCSSMGLEEGVPDWNFYMAFHLFCLAASHQGESKSTIAGQTGSGRLAEQVADLAWDFATKQGFRIFNAMPRSPHAGTSPLKGQVAE, from the exons ATGGAGTTCTCATTCCGTCACCTGTCAAATTGGCAACAG GCAGGAAGTCCTGTTCCCATTGGCTCATTCTTGTCTAATCTGACCAGTGGGCCAATGACCAGGCCTCTACCCGTCATGATGGAGGCCATTTTGTGTGCTCGCTCCAGGGGCCTGAAGACTGCTGTCCTCAGCAACAACTTCCTCCAGCTGAACGGTGACCCCTTCCTGCCTCTGAACCACTCTCTCTTCGATGTG ATAGTTGAGTCGTGTAGGGAGGGCCTCAGTAAGCCAGACCCTAGGATCTACCACCTGTGTCTGAACAGACTGGGTGTCTCTGCCCATGAGGCTGTGTTTCTGGATGACCTGAAGTTAAACGTTGAGGCAGCTGCCCAGCTAGGAATGCATGCTATCAAG GTAGGGGACATTGCAGCGTCAGTGAAGGAGCTGGAAGGGGTGCTGGGGATCCCCCTGTCAGGGTTTGTTCCTGGGCCTGGTTCTGCCCCTGTGGCCACAAAGCTCCCTATGGACCAACTCACACAGTACCTGAGGAAGGCTCTCCATCTGTCTGACAAAG ACTCTATTGCTGTCCAACAACTCAACCCCAGTCAGTCAAACTCCTTATATCACTTGACCACTGGAGGGCGCCATCTCCTCCTGAGGAAACAGCAGAAGACCTCCCGAGCCATGGAGACAGAGTTCAG GTTGTTGAAATCTCTCAGTGGATCCGGCATCCCTGTTCCAGAGATCATTGATCTGTGTGAGGACCCAAG TGTCCTGGGTGCTCCCTTCCTCTTGATGGAGGTCTGTCTAGGGAGGATGTTCAGTGACCCCTCCTTGCCAGGCCTGACCCCCGGGGACAGGAGGGCCTTGTACCAAGCCATgcaacacacactctgccagATCCACTGTCTAGATACTAGAGCAGTCGGCCTGGAGGACTACGGCGAGCCAG TGGATTACATGGGGCTTCAGGTACAGTGGTGGACTCAGCAGTACAGGGACAGTGAGACTCCGCCCATTCCAGCCATGGAGAGACTTATACAGTGGATTCCTCTGCACCTCCCCAAACACCAGAGATCTACGCTGATCCATGGAAGCTTCAG CCTGGAGAACCTTGTGTTCCACCCAGAGAAGCCAGAGGTGGTTGCGGTGATGGACTGGGGCCGTTCCAGACTGGGTGACCCTCTAACAGACCTGACCTTCAGCTGTATGGCTCACTGCCTGCCCCAGGACAACCCTCTACTGACAG GTATATCTGACAGGGGCCTAGTCCAGCTGGGTATCCCCACTGTGGAGGAGGTGATGGGGCAGTACTGCAGCTCTATGGGTCTGGAGGAGGGAGTCCCAGACTGGAACTTCTACATGGCCTTCCACCTCTTCTGCCTGGCAGCCAGCCACcagggagagagcaagagtaCCATTGCAG